A genomic window from Pseudomonadota bacterium includes:
- a CDS encoding DUF3782 domain-containing protein has translation MESAVSFEDIKQLFKETDKRINDLGRQIGGLGNRLGEFVEGVVRPGLVRLFRDRGVDVRETHRDLEAERNGKKAQVDLLVVNDSDVVVVEVKSKLSQRDVEEHLERLSIFKELFPRYADARVLGAMAAMVIPEKQAEFAANAGLFVIGQAGDDAVFLNSAGFEPRAW, from the coding sequence ATGGAGAGCGCCGTCTCGTTCGAGGACATCAAGCAGCTGTTCAAGGAAACCGACAAGAGGATCAACGATCTCGGCAGGCAGATCGGCGGGCTCGGCAACCGCCTCGGCGAGTTCGTCGAGGGCGTCGTGCGGCCCGGGCTGGTACGGCTGTTCCGCGACCGCGGTGTCGATGTCCGCGAGACGCACCGCGACCTCGAGGCGGAGCGAAACGGGAAAAAGGCGCAGGTCGATCTGCTCGTCGTCAACGACTCCGATGTCGTCGTGGTCGAGGTCAAGTCGAAGCTGTCGCAGCGCGACGTGGAGGAGCACCTCGAGCGGCTCTCGATCTTCAAGGAGCTGTTTCCGCGCTACGCCGACGCGCGGGTCTTGGGGGCGATGGCGGCGATGGTGATCCCGGAGAAACAGGCCGAGTTCGCCGCGAACGCCGGGCTGTTCGTCATCGGCCAGGCGGGCGACGACGCGGTGTTCCTCAATTCAGCGGGGTTCGAGCCGAGGGCGTGGTAG
- a CDS encoding GAF domain-containing protein: MIHLLEQLTKLADAGKQLGEVQVPSALYERVFDLIESIFQNQTAAILLQDPRDGSLTVAASRGYDPDVVRSFRVAPGEGVTGYALQTGEPQLVTETVNDPRYIRGVTDAVSEIAVPLRTGGETIGVLDMESREHRFSTADQAMFSTFAEQVVTAIRNLRLMADLEERARRLVSIARIGQGLAQETNLERLLDRVVESVHEALHLDTVAVQLWDEKKENVVVVAARGYDRDVIGLSVRRGTGVTGRVAEERKPVVIDDVQTIPDYVAGLSGCRSEMAVPLVFRDEVIGVLNAEHRDVARFGETDLLHASIFADQTATAIGNARVRDALETSTRETDRLAGRLKLLARTSEKLTSILDLDTLLAEILQLAQQALGFQQIAVLLPAPSGMHLRVAGCVGYGEETAGRQIPIEGSLCGEAYGTGSTVLVSDVRTDPRYVTGLKDARSNVAVPLRVEDEVIGVLNAETAGDEILTQADAEILGMLASQVASAVRAAGQRTELAERSRRLTLIHRAACSVNAIDDPEEMLESILKLAQKALGIQAVAIVIPDRAGESLVVRKALDHGDVEGLRLPIGSGFCGTMFVTGKAGVIPDIAAQPGYVDGTPGARCEMAVPLVLDGETIGILDAEAMEPYAFNEGDLDLFRIFGSQVATAFKKASMIHALEDKARRLTLIHRAACSLNTLEEPEHVLESILKLAQKALGLHSVAVLTPNGDPGHLTVRKAINHGDVEGMRIPIGEGFVGAMFVTGKADIIPDIAARTDYIPGTPGARCEMAVPLVLDGETIGIIDAEAMEPNAFDEDALQLFRVFGSQAATAIKNSRLIRDLELRGLRLDALNKASRAMNTIHDPNEVIDAILRNACEALSLSQCALLLVDPAETGDLVLHAAVGYGDALGTRVPFGSGVTGRAASKGEPVLVLDTSASPDYIPVPGQDRRASEMAAPLVLFDEVIGVLDTESPRPFAFDENDLELFQSFASQAAISIHNARLIKGLEEANCQLGENVAEMKRLNNELENYAAQIAEANENLESQIQQLTALHEAGRAITASLDLDTTLHSILAMTSRIVGCTAGAIRLIDDETKELSTRAEAGRQAEGSGIRSVVDLPLTIGNRTIGIFELVREAKAVLGDDERQMLETMASQAAIAIENARLFETTQRVYYETLKSLAQALEARDDYTRGHSERVAGISRNIATELSLPASDVDTIYNAALLHDIGKIGIRDEVLLAPRKLTPEERAIIEQHPAYGNSILTPLKFLGEIKTYVRHHHERWDGTGYPDRRRAEEIPLASRIIAVADTYDAMTSSRPYRDALSPEVALAEIRRSSGSQFDPAVVQGFLKIIGAN; encoded by the coding sequence ATGATTCACCTCCTGGAACAGCTCACCAAGCTCGCGGACGCCGGAAAGCAGCTCGGCGAAGTGCAGGTCCCGAGCGCCCTCTACGAACGCGTGTTCGATCTCATCGAGTCCATCTTCCAGAACCAGACCGCGGCGATCCTGCTCCAGGATCCCCGGGACGGCTCGCTGACCGTCGCCGCCTCCCGCGGCTACGATCCCGACGTCGTGCGCAGCTTCAGGGTCGCGCCCGGCGAGGGCGTGACCGGGTACGCGCTCCAGACCGGCGAGCCCCAGCTCGTCACCGAGACGGTGAACGACCCGCGGTACATCCGCGGCGTCACGGACGCCGTCTCCGAGATCGCGGTGCCGCTGCGGACCGGGGGCGAGACGATCGGCGTGCTCGACATGGAGAGCCGCGAGCACAGGTTCTCGACCGCGGATCAGGCGATGTTCTCGACGTTCGCCGAGCAGGTCGTGACCGCCATCCGCAACCTGCGGCTCATGGCGGATCTCGAGGAGCGGGCGCGCCGGCTCGTGTCGATCGCCCGCATCGGCCAGGGGCTCGCCCAGGAGACGAACCTCGAGCGGCTGCTCGATCGGGTCGTCGAGTCGGTGCACGAGGCGCTCCACCTCGACACGGTCGCCGTCCAGCTCTGGGACGAGAAGAAGGAGAACGTCGTCGTGGTCGCGGCCCGCGGCTACGACCGCGACGTGATCGGCCTCTCCGTGCGCCGCGGCACAGGGGTCACAGGGCGCGTCGCGGAGGAGAGGAAGCCGGTCGTCATCGACGACGTGCAGACGATCCCCGACTACGTGGCGGGGCTGTCCGGCTGCCGCTCGGAGATGGCGGTGCCGCTCGTGTTCCGCGACGAGGTGATAGGCGTGCTCAACGCCGAGCACCGCGACGTCGCGAGGTTCGGCGAGACGGATCTCCTCCACGCGTCGATCTTCGCGGACCAGACGGCGACAGCCATCGGCAACGCGCGCGTGCGCGACGCCCTCGAGACGTCGACGCGGGAGACGGACCGCCTGGCGGGCCGCCTGAAGCTCCTCGCGCGGACCTCGGAGAAGCTCACGTCGATCCTCGACCTCGACACCCTCCTCGCCGAGATCCTCCAGCTGGCCCAGCAGGCGCTCGGCTTCCAGCAGATCGCGGTGCTGCTCCCCGCCCCCTCCGGGATGCACCTGCGCGTCGCGGGCTGCGTCGGCTACGGCGAGGAGACGGCGGGCCGGCAGATCCCGATCGAGGGATCCCTCTGCGGCGAGGCGTACGGCACGGGCAGCACCGTCCTCGTGTCCGACGTGCGCACCGATCCCCGCTACGTGACCGGGCTCAAGGACGCGCGGTCGAACGTCGCGGTGCCGCTCCGCGTCGAAGACGAGGTCATCGGCGTGCTCAACGCCGAGACCGCCGGCGACGAGATCCTGACCCAGGCCGACGCCGAGATCCTCGGGATGCTCGCGTCCCAGGTCGCGTCGGCCGTCCGCGCCGCGGGGCAACGGACCGAGCTCGCGGAGCGCAGCCGCCGCCTCACGCTGATCCACCGCGCCGCATGCTCCGTCAACGCCATCGACGACCCGGAGGAGATGCTCGAGTCGATCCTGAAGCTCGCGCAGAAGGCGCTCGGCATCCAGGCGGTGGCGATCGTCATCCCGGACCGCGCGGGAGAGTCGCTCGTCGTGCGCAAGGCGCTCGATCACGGCGACGTGGAGGGGCTGCGCCTCCCGATAGGCTCTGGCTTCTGCGGCACGATGTTCGTGACCGGCAAGGCCGGGGTCATCCCCGACATCGCCGCGCAGCCTGGGTACGTCGACGGCACGCCGGGCGCGCGGTGCGAGATGGCCGTCCCGCTCGTGCTCGACGGCGAGACCATCGGAATCCTGGACGCCGAGGCGATGGAGCCCTACGCGTTCAACGAGGGAGATCTCGACCTGTTCCGCATCTTCGGGTCCCAGGTCGCGACGGCGTTCAAGAAGGCCAGCATGATCCACGCGCTCGAGGACAAGGCGCGCCGGCTGACCCTGATCCACAGGGCCGCCTGCTCGCTCAACACCCTCGAGGAGCCGGAGCACGTGCTCGAGTCCATCCTGAAGCTCGCGCAGAAGGCGCTCGGGCTGCACTCGGTCGCGGTCCTCACGCCGAACGGCGATCCCGGGCACCTCACGGTGCGCAAGGCGATCAACCACGGCGACGTGGAGGGGATGCGCATCCCGATCGGCGAGGGGTTCGTGGGCGCGATGTTCGTGACCGGCAAGGCCGACATCATCCCGGACATCGCGGCGCGGACCGACTACATCCCCGGCACGCCGGGGGCGCGGTGCGAGATGGCGGTCCCGCTCGTGCTCGACGGCGAGACCATCGGCATCATCGACGCGGAGGCGATGGAGCCCAACGCCTTCGACGAGGACGCCCTGCAGCTCTTCCGCGTGTTCGGCTCGCAGGCCGCGACGGCGATCAAGAACTCGCGGCTCATCCGCGATCTCGAGCTGCGCGGGCTGCGCCTCGACGCCCTGAACAAGGCGTCGCGCGCCATGAACACCATCCACGATCCCAACGAGGTGATCGACGCGATCCTGCGGAACGCCTGCGAGGCGCTCTCGCTCTCGCAGTGCGCGCTCCTGCTCGTGGACCCGGCCGAGACCGGCGACCTCGTGCTGCACGCGGCGGTCGGCTACGGCGACGCGCTCGGCACGCGCGTCCCTTTCGGCAGCGGGGTCACCGGGCGCGCGGCCTCGAAAGGAGAGCCGGTGCTCGTCCTCGACACCTCCGCCTCGCCGGACTACATCCCGGTCCCGGGCCAGGACCGGCGCGCCTCGGAGATGGCGGCCCCGCTCGTGCTGTTCGACGAGGTGATAGGCGTCCTCGACACGGAGAGCCCGCGCCCGTTCGCGTTCGACGAAAACGACCTCGAGCTGTTCCAGTCGTTCGCGTCGCAGGCGGCGATCTCGATCCACAACGCGCGGCTCATCAAGGGGCTCGAGGAGGCGAACTGCCAGCTCGGCGAGAACGTCGCCGAGATGAAGCGGCTCAACAACGAGCTCGAGAACTACGCGGCCCAGATCGCCGAGGCGAACGAGAACCTCGAGTCGCAGATCCAGCAGCTCACCGCGCTGCACGAGGCCGGGCGCGCGATCACCGCGAGCCTCGATCTCGACACGACGCTCCATTCGATCCTCGCGATGACCTCGCGCATCGTCGGGTGCACGGCCGGCGCGATCCGGCTCATCGACGACGAGACCAAGGAACTCTCGACGCGCGCCGAGGCCGGGCGGCAGGCCGAGGGCTCGGGGATCCGCTCGGTCGTCGATCTCCCGCTGACGATCGGCAACCGCACCATCGGCATCTTCGAGCTCGTCCGCGAGGCCAAGGCGGTGCTCGGCGACGACGAGCGCCAGATGCTCGAGACGATGGCCTCGCAGGCCGCCATCGCCATCGAGAACGCGCGACTGTTCGAGACGACGCAGCGGGTCTACTACGAGACGCTCAAGTCGCTCGCGCAGGCGCTCGAGGCGCGCGACGACTACACGCGCGGCCACTCGGAGCGGGTGGCCGGCATCTCGCGGAACATCGCGACCGAGCTCTCCCTGCCGGCGAGCGACGTCGACACGATCTACAACGCGGCGCTGCTCCACGACATCGGCAAGATCGGCATCCGCGACGAGGTGCTCCTCGCCCCGCGGAAGCTCACGCCGGAGGAGCGCGCCATCATCGAGCAGCACCCGGCGTACGGCAACTCGATCCTGACGCCGCTCAAGTTCCTGGGCGAGATCAAGACCTACGTCCGCCACCACCACGAGCGTTGGGACGGCACCGGCTACCCGGATCGCCGGCGCGCCGAGGAGATCCCGCTCGCCTCGCGGATCATCGCGGTCGCGGACACCTACGACGCCATGACGTCGAGCCGCCCGTACCGCGACGCGCTCTCCCCCGAGGTCGCGCTCGCCGAGATCCGGAGGTCGTCCGGCTCGCAGTTCGACCCCGCCGTCGTCCAGGGGTTCCTCAAGATCATCGGCGCAAACTGA
- a CDS encoding nitronate monooxygenase has protein sequence MIWAAGWRLAAAVSEAGGLGLIGAGSMSPDLLVEHLAKARAATAFPVGVNVPVNGRRAERHVEAALSAGVRIFFTSAGSPKRLTPALKAAGATVVHVVPSAALARKAEDAGCDAVVAEGTEAGGHNGFEEVASTVLWPSVAAAVRIPTIAAGGIADGAGLAAALALGAEGVQVGSRFAVTVESSASAAYKSAVIAAGETDAALCLRRAMPTRALANAYVRRALEAEASGASPEELLSIRGEGRARRGIFEGELDEGELEIGQAAFRIEDLPTAAMVIARMVEGFRTAAARLAGLADGLADG, from the coding sequence ATGATCTGGGCCGCCGGCTGGCGCCTCGCGGCGGCGGTCTCCGAAGCGGGCGGCCTCGGCTTGATCGGCGCGGGTTCCATGTCCCCCGATCTCCTCGTGGAGCACCTCGCCAAGGCGCGCGCCGCCACCGCCTTCCCCGTCGGCGTGAACGTGCCGGTCAACGGCCGGCGCGCCGAGCGGCACGTCGAAGCCGCCCTCTCGGCGGGCGTCCGCATCTTCTTCACGTCCGCGGGAAGCCCGAAGCGGCTCACCCCCGCCCTGAAGGCGGCGGGCGCGACCGTCGTACACGTCGTGCCGTCCGCGGCGCTCGCGCGCAAGGCCGAGGACGCGGGCTGCGACGCGGTCGTGGCCGAGGGGACCGAGGCCGGGGGCCACAACGGGTTCGAGGAGGTGGCGAGCACGGTGCTCTGGCCGTCCGTCGCCGCGGCGGTGCGCATCCCGACGATCGCGGCCGGCGGGATCGCGGACGGCGCGGGCCTGGCCGCGGCGCTCGCGCTCGGCGCGGAGGGGGTCCAGGTGGGGTCCCGCTTCGCGGTCACCGTCGAGTCGTCGGCCTCGGCGGCGTACAAGTCGGCGGTGATCGCGGCAGGCGAGACGGACGCCGCGCTCTGCCTCCGCCGCGCCATGCCGACGCGGGCGCTCGCGAACGCCTATGTCCGCCGCGCCCTCGAGGCCGAGGCGAGCGGGGCGAGCCCAGAGGAGCTCCTCTCGATCCGCGGCGAGGGCCGCGCGCGCAGGGGGATCTTCGAGGGCGAGCTCGACGAGGGCGAGCTCGAGATCGGGCAGGCGGCCTTCCGAATCGAGGATCTCCCGACTGCGGCCATGGTGATCGCGCGGATGGTCGAGGGCTTCAGGACCGCGGCGGCGAGGCTCGCCGGCCTCGCCGACGGTCTCGCCGACGGCTAG
- a CDS encoding ferritin family protein: protein MDRMSSIELAMKNEQAEKHFYLEQARRTRNVVARVLFEALAADEDEHKRRLAVLYQKLKSDGSWPESVPLEVAGTDVRQRLSAVARDTAEVAAHDADDMSALRRAESFEAAGSALYQDLSAACANPREASFFGILAGIEREHLLSVRDSISYLEDPGAWLSAKERAGLDGA, encoded by the coding sequence ATGGACAGGATGTCGTCGATCGAGCTCGCGATGAAGAACGAGCAGGCCGAGAAGCACTTCTACCTCGAGCAGGCCCGGCGCACGCGCAACGTCGTCGCGCGGGTCCTCTTCGAGGCGCTCGCGGCGGACGAGGACGAGCACAAGCGGCGGCTCGCCGTGCTGTACCAGAAGCTGAAGAGCGACGGCTCCTGGCCCGAGAGCGTCCCGCTCGAGGTCGCGGGGACGGACGTGCGGCAGCGGCTCTCCGCCGTCGCGCGTGACACTGCGGAGGTCGCGGCGCACGACGCCGACGACATGTCCGCGCTCCGGAGGGCCGAGTCGTTCGAGGCGGCGGGCTCCGCGCTGTACCAGGATCTGTCCGCCGCGTGCGCGAACCCGCGGGAGGCCTCGTTCTTCGGGATCCTCGCCGGGATCGAGCGGGAGCACCTCCTCTCCGTGCGCGACTCGATCTCCTACCTCGAGGATCCGGGCGCGTGGCTCTCGGCCAAGGAGCGCGCCGGTCTCGACGGCGCCTAG
- a CDS encoding sulfatase-like hydrolase/transferase, whose protein sequence is MRFQVPIRLRALFFRNFVAAAAVLLPFKVALVLNNVFGTEGFAPGPSLAAKSLLFYGGDLLGAALVAALAAAVSWPLVALGRARFGHAAAIAAQLLHGALVAVSFFTTLYIGGPLNREVIELSSLASDANAEAGAGGALWSSIAHYLGPLQMGAVLAGLALPLAAYLLQPRIAARIGRRAKRGLLAAAAIEAALTALLLPWLINGHVLGIRLHTYGLERSPGLVLAGSYVKPLFAGLGREGAAPADPFTFDFGAVELAGYPAGPNPLRGATPKRTNVILIALESVGAAHSDSDPGVMPFVRGAGSRPGSVYLARHHTVWPQTMKAFFSVFCSELPYPYYQSITAVNPSIPCVSLSEALHAEGYATALITSADFSYDRKMRFFRHRAFDHAVDMKTLPEREGAWGDSWGVEETVAVRHILDWAAEERDAPFFVFYEMFTAHHPYNACAEHERAPLAEHPAYLRALRYIDDRVREIAEGLDRLGLADETLLVAFGDHGEGFARHPGGKSHGPKVWDEIVRVPAMLEGPQLEGVSGEIALPTSHVDLAPTILGLLGIDAPCTMKGRNLVASDEPRVVLFGGRPPGAQRGLVDGRWKYIEEEDGPQMLFDLATDAAERVNRISGREAQAAAYRARLDAWRAFSENLIENYASVLGESGCRPREPARATSGGAR, encoded by the coding sequence ATGCGATTCCAAGTCCCCATACGGCTGCGCGCGCTCTTCTTCCGCAACTTCGTCGCCGCGGCCGCCGTGCTCCTGCCGTTCAAGGTCGCGCTCGTGCTGAACAACGTCTTCGGCACCGAGGGGTTCGCGCCGGGACCCTCGCTCGCCGCGAAGTCGCTCCTGTTCTACGGCGGCGATCTCCTCGGCGCGGCGCTCGTGGCGGCGCTCGCGGCAGCCGTCTCGTGGCCCCTCGTCGCGCTCGGCAGGGCGCGGTTCGGCCACGCGGCCGCGATCGCGGCGCAGCTGCTCCACGGCGCGCTCGTCGCGGTGAGCTTCTTCACGACGCTGTACATAGGCGGCCCGCTCAACCGCGAGGTGATCGAGCTCTCGTCTCTCGCTAGCGACGCCAACGCCGAGGCAGGGGCGGGCGGGGCGCTGTGGTCGTCCATCGCGCACTACCTCGGGCCGCTCCAGATGGGCGCGGTGCTCGCGGGCTTGGCGCTCCCGCTCGCCGCGTACCTCCTCCAGCCGCGGATCGCCGCGCGGATCGGCCGGCGCGCGAAGCGGGGGCTGCTCGCCGCCGCCGCGATCGAGGCCGCGCTCACGGCGCTGCTCCTCCCGTGGCTCATCAACGGCCACGTCCTGGGCATCCGGCTGCACACGTACGGCCTCGAGCGATCGCCGGGCCTCGTGCTCGCCGGGTCGTACGTCAAGCCGCTCTTCGCGGGCCTCGGGCGCGAAGGCGCGGCGCCCGCGGATCCGTTCACCTTCGACTTCGGGGCGGTCGAGCTCGCGGGCTACCCGGCCGGGCCCAACCCGCTGCGCGGCGCGACCCCGAAACGGACGAACGTCATCCTCATCGCCCTGGAGTCCGTCGGCGCGGCCCACTCGGACTCGGACCCCGGCGTCATGCCGTTCGTCCGGGGCGCGGGCTCGCGGCCCGGGAGCGTGTACCTCGCGCGCCACCACACGGTGTGGCCGCAGACGATGAAGGCGTTCTTCTCGGTGTTCTGCTCCGAGCTGCCGTACCCGTACTACCAGTCGATCACCGCGGTGAACCCGTCGATCCCGTGCGTCAGCCTGTCGGAGGCGCTCCACGCCGAGGGCTACGCGACGGCGCTCATCACGAGCGCCGACTTCTCCTACGACCGGAAGATGCGCTTCTTCCGGCACCGCGCGTTCGATCACGCCGTGGACATGAAGACCCTGCCGGAGCGGGAAGGGGCGTGGGGCGACTCGTGGGGCGTCGAGGAGACGGTCGCGGTGCGGCACATCCTCGACTGGGCCGCAGAGGAGCGGGACGCGCCGTTCTTCGTCTTCTACGAGATGTTCACGGCGCACCACCCGTACAACGCGTGCGCCGAGCACGAGCGGGCCCCGCTCGCCGAGCACCCGGCGTACCTCCGCGCGCTGCGCTACATCGACGATCGGGTGCGCGAGATCGCCGAGGGGCTCGACCGGCTCGGGCTGGCGGACGAGACCCTGCTCGTCGCGTTCGGCGACCACGGGGAGGGGTTCGCGCGGCACCCGGGCGGCAAGAGCCACGGCCCGAAGGTCTGGGACGAGATCGTCCGCGTGCCGGCGATGCTCGAGGGGCCGCAGCTCGAGGGCGTGTCGGGGGAGATCGCGCTGCCCACGTCGCACGTCGATCTCGCGCCGACGATCCTGGGCTTGCTCGGGATCGACGCGCCGTGCACGATGAAGGGGCGCAACCTCGTGGCCTCGGACGAGCCGCGCGTCGTGCTGTTCGGCGGCAGGCCGCCGGGCGCGCAGCGGGGCCTCGTGGACGGCCGGTGGAAGTACATCGAGGAGGAGGACGGGCCGCAGATGCTGTTCGACCTTGCGACCGACGCCGCCGAGCGGGTCAACCGCATCTCCGGGAGGGAGGCGCAGGCGGCTGCGTACCGCGCGCGGCTCGACGCGTGGCGCGCGTTCTCGGAGAACCTGATCGAGAACTACGCCAGCGTGCTCGGCGAGAGCGGCTGCCGGCCGAGGGAGCCGGCGCGGGCGACGAGCGGGGGGGCGCGGTGA
- a CDS encoding DUF2238 domain-containing protein → MKLSPFAIALIAALLAVAAWSLVSPLPLQTWFLEVAPAILGGAAIAVAHFRFGFAFTRLVCVLLAAHAVILMVGGKYTYAANPLFEWIKEALGLARNHYDRLGHFAQGFIPALVVREILLRASPLKPGKWLFFIVVSICLAVSAFYELVEWWVAVGTGGDAQTAIDFLGSQGDVWDAQWDMCMCLVGAIAAQLLLGRLHDKAITRRLGERR, encoded by the coding sequence GGCCGCGTGGTCGCTCGTGAGCCCGCTGCCGCTCCAGACGTGGTTTCTGGAGGTCGCGCCGGCGATCCTGGGCGGCGCGGCGATCGCCGTGGCGCACTTCCGCTTCGGCTTCGCGTTCACGCGGCTCGTGTGCGTCCTCCTCGCGGCGCACGCCGTGATCCTGATGGTCGGCGGCAAGTACACCTACGCCGCGAACCCGCTGTTCGAGTGGATCAAGGAGGCGCTCGGCCTCGCGCGCAACCACTACGACAGGCTCGGCCACTTCGCGCAGGGGTTCATCCCAGCGCTGGTCGTGCGGGAGATCCTGCTCCGCGCGTCGCCGCTCAAGCCGGGCAAGTGGCTCTTCTTCATCGTTGTGAGCATCTGCCTCGCGGTGAGCGCGTTCTACGAGCTCGTCGAGTGGTGGGTCGCGGTCGGGACGGGAGGCGACGCCCAGACGGCGATCGACTTCCTCGGCTCGCAGGGCGACGTCTGGGACGCGCAGTGGGACATGTGCATGTGCCTGGTGGGCGCGATCGCAGCGCAGCTCCTCCTGGGCCGCCTCCACGACAAAGCGATTACGAGGCGGCTCGGCGAGCGCCGGTAG
- a CDS encoding Zn-dependent oligopeptidase, whose product MRNPRIALTLAAAACVLGALVWACSGGEDKAADEAAKAAAAKEPDAATAKEEERAMKPEVPKSDISGELFEPPIPKAPAEVGAYCEKWLDAAVSARDEVVGVEGARTVDNTLMKMNDIFIDVEHVLPFSELMANVHPDEKVRTAEEKCQQEAMKLVTEIGLDRRLFDALHAMDTGGADPLALRSRDHLLRDYRRSGVDKDDPTRAKLKAIKEEMVKVGQEFSRRVREDKKTVRFAPEALAGLPADFLKARAPGKDGKVAITTEYPDYFPILSYADQEAVRKELYLAFMTRAYPANEKILKKLLGLRAEYAAILGYPSWAEYAAEDKMVKDEKTIAEFIDRVAAIARPRVERDLGDMLARKKKDVADADAIHEWDRLYYTKKIQTERFGVDSQEVRKYFDFAKVQAGVLAVAEELFGVRFVKAADAATWHEAVEAYDVMKGDKRVGRFYLDMHPRDGKYGHAAMFQIVSGISGTQLPTASLVCNFPKPSADGPALMEYGDVTTFFHEFGHLMHHILGSGYRYANLTGLSCEWDFVEAPSQIFEEWARDPLVLARFTAHSETGAPIPKELVEQMRASDEFGKGVNVMRQLFLASLSLAYHNADPAKLDLLELLKTVQSKYSPYPYEEGSFLFANFTHLEGYGSMYYTYMWSLKLSKDLFTRFAEKGLMDPGVAADYEKYVIGAGGAVDAERMVENFLGRPASFDAFEKYLKE is encoded by the coding sequence ATGAGGAATCCGAGGATCGCGCTGACGTTGGCCGCGGCGGCCTGCGTGCTCGGGGCGCTCGTTTGGGCGTGCTCCGGAGGCGAGGACAAGGCCGCGGATGAGGCCGCGAAGGCGGCGGCCGCGAAGGAGCCGGACGCGGCGACCGCGAAGGAGGAGGAGCGAGCGATGAAACCCGAGGTCCCGAAATCGGACATCTCCGGGGAGCTGTTCGAGCCCCCGATCCCCAAGGCCCCCGCCGAGGTGGGCGCGTACTGCGAGAAGTGGCTCGACGCGGCCGTGTCGGCGCGCGACGAGGTCGTCGGCGTCGAGGGGGCGCGGACCGTCGACAACACCCTGATGAAGATGAACGACATCTTCATAGACGTCGAGCACGTGCTGCCGTTCTCGGAGCTCATGGCCAACGTGCACCCGGACGAGAAGGTGCGCACCGCAGAGGAGAAGTGCCAGCAGGAGGCGATGAAGCTCGTCACCGAGATCGGCCTCGATCGCCGGCTCTTCGACGCCCTCCACGCGATGGACACCGGCGGCGCGGATCCGCTGGCGCTCCGCTCCCGCGACCACCTGCTGCGCGACTACCGGCGCTCCGGCGTCGACAAGGACGACCCGACCCGCGCGAAGCTCAAGGCGATCAAGGAGGAGATGGTCAAGGTGGGGCAGGAGTTCTCGCGGCGCGTCCGCGAGGACAAGAAGACCGTGCGGTTCGCGCCCGAGGCGCTCGCGGGGCTGCCCGCGGACTTCCTGAAGGCCCGCGCGCCGGGCAAGGACGGGAAGGTCGCGATCACGACCGAGTACCCGGACTACTTCCCGATCCTGTCGTACGCGGACCAGGAGGCGGTGCGCAAGGAGCTCTACCTCGCCTTCATGACCCGCGCCTACCCGGCGAACGAGAAGATCCTGAAGAAGCTGCTCGGCCTGCGCGCGGAGTACGCGGCGATCCTCGGCTACCCGAGCTGGGCCGAGTACGCGGCCGAGGACAAGATGGTCAAGGACGAGAAGACGATCGCCGAGTTCATCGACCGGGTCGCGGCGATCGCGCGGCCGCGAGTGGAGCGCGATCTCGGCGACATGCTCGCGCGCAAGAAGAAGGACGTGGCGGACGCGGACGCGATCCACGAGTGGGACCGCCTCTACTACACCAAGAAGATCCAGACCGAGCGGTTCGGCGTGGACTCCCAGGAGGTCCGCAAGTACTTCGACTTCGCGAAGGTCCAGGCCGGCGTCCTCGCGGTCGCCGAGGAGCTTTTCGGCGTGCGGTTCGTGAAGGCGGCGGACGCGGCGACGTGGCACGAGGCCGTCGAGGCGTACGACGTCATGAAGGGCGACAAGCGCGTCGGCCGCTTCTACCTGGACATGCACCCGCGCGACGGCAAGTACGGCCACGCCGCGATGTTCCAGATCGTGTCCGGCATCTCCGGGACGCAGCTGCCGACCGCGTCGCTCGTCTGCAACTTCCCGAAGCCGTCCGCGGACGGCCCGGCGCTCATGGAGTACGGCGACGTGACGACGTTCTTCCACGAGTTCGGGCACCTCATGCACCACATCCTCGGCTCCGGCTACAGGTACGCGAACCTCACCGGCCTGAGCTGCGAGTGGGACTTCGTCGAGGCGCCGTCGCAGATCTTCGAGGAGTGGGCGCGCGATCCCTTGGTGCTCGCCCGCTTCACGGCGCACAGCGAGACCGGGGCCCCGATCCCGAAGGAGCTCGTGGAGCAGATGCGCGCGTCGGACGAGTTCGGGAAGGGCGTGAACGTGATGCGGCAGCTGTTCCTCGCCTCGCTGTCGCTCGCGTACCACAACGCGGATCCGGCGAAGCTCGATCTCCTCGAGCTGCTCAAGACCGTCCAGTCGAAGTACAGCCCGTACCCGTACGAGGAGGGCTCCTTCCTGTTCGCGAACTTCACGCACCTCGAGGGGTACGGCTCGATGTACTACACGTACATGTGGTCGCTGAAGCTCTCGAAGGATCTGTTCACGCGGTTCGCCGAGAAGGGGCTGATGGATCCGGGCGTCGCGGCCGACTACGAGAAGTACGTCATCGGGGCGGGCGGCGCGGTGGACGCGGAGCGGATGGTCGAGAACTTCCTCGGCCGGCCGGCCTCGTTCGACGCCTTCGAGAAGTACCTGAAGGAGTAG